The following coding sequences are from one Rathayibacter sp. VKM Ac-2760 window:
- a CDS encoding alpha/beta hydrolase, with protein sequence MRSIEVGTADGGVLRVHDSAGPGRPLLWQHGSPQTGALLAPVLRAARERGLRLLSYGRPGYGGSTARPGRDVASAAEDVRAVLDALGLDRILTAGASGGGPHALACGALLADRVDGVLALASPAPDDGGPEWLAGMAAPGGLASAREGRDSRARFAETDEFDPASFVPADDEALEGEWAALGEDVARSEEWGDGGLIDDDVAFARPWGVDLAAVRCPVVLVQGGLDRVIPPHHARRLRALLPSAELHEHPGDGHVSVLRRLPEALDRLLAVS encoded by the coding sequence GTGCGCAGCATCGAGGTCGGGACCGCCGACGGGGGAGTCCTCCGCGTCCACGACAGCGCCGGCCCGGGCCGGCCGCTGCTCTGGCAGCACGGCTCCCCGCAGACCGGGGCGCTGCTGGCGCCCGTGCTGCGGGCCGCCCGCGAGCGCGGACTCCGGCTGCTCTCCTACGGCCGGCCGGGCTACGGCGGCTCGACCGCCCGGCCGGGTCGCGACGTGGCCTCGGCGGCGGAGGACGTCCGCGCCGTCCTCGACGCACTCGGCCTCGACCGGATCCTGACGGCCGGCGCCTCGGGCGGTGGACCGCACGCCCTGGCCTGCGGCGCCCTGCTCGCCGACCGGGTCGACGGCGTGCTGGCGCTCGCCTCACCCGCGCCGGACGACGGCGGCCCCGAGTGGCTCGCCGGCATGGCGGCGCCGGGCGGGCTCGCCTCCGCGCGGGAGGGCCGCGATTCGCGCGCCCGCTTCGCCGAGACGGACGAGTTCGATCCCGCGTCGTTCGTCCCGGCGGACGACGAGGCGCTCGAGGGCGAGTGGGCGGCGCTCGGCGAGGACGTCGCGCGCTCCGAGGAGTGGGGCGACGGCGGCCTGATCGACGACGACGTCGCCTTCGCGCGGCCCTGGGGCGTCGACCTCGCGGCGGTGCGCTGCCCGGTCGTCCTGGTGCAGGGCGGCCTCGACCGGGTGATCCCGCCGCACCACGCCCGCAGGCTGCGCGCGCTCCTCCCGAGCGCCGAGCTGCACGAGCACCCGGGCGACGGCCACGTCTCGGTGCTGCGGCGGTTGCCCGAGGCGCTCGACCGGCTGCTCGCAGTGAGCTGA
- a CDS encoding helix-turn-helix domain-containing protein, with the protein MPATARLPVDVDSDRAERCSVARSLELLGERWSLLIIREALRGASTYSEFRERLGVPSDVLSARLRTLTEAGIFAKVPYRPEGARERSRYELTEQGRALKLVLVALAQWGDENRPLPQGASSIPADADSGERLELAFVDREGRRSPLERVRIVPGPAARSTWKSL; encoded by the coding sequence GTGCCCGCCACCGCCCGCCTCCCCGTCGACGTCGACAGCGACCGGGCCGAGCGCTGCTCGGTCGCCCGATCCCTCGAGCTCCTCGGCGAGCGCTGGAGCCTGCTGATCATCCGGGAGGCGCTGCGCGGAGCGAGCACCTACTCCGAGTTCCGCGAGCGGCTCGGTGTGCCGAGCGACGTGCTCTCGGCGCGGCTGCGCACCCTCACCGAGGCCGGGATCTTCGCCAAGGTCCCCTACCGGCCGGAAGGAGCGCGCGAGCGCTCCCGCTACGAGCTCACCGAGCAGGGCCGCGCGCTGAAGCTCGTGCTCGTCGCGCTCGCGCAGTGGGGCGATGAGAACCGTCCGCTGCCGCAGGGTGCGAGCTCGATCCCGGCCGACGCCGACTCGGGCGAGCGGCTCGAGCTCGCCTTCGTCGACCGGGAGGGCCGCCGGTCGCCTCTCGAGCGCGTCCGGATCGTGCCCGGCCCCGCCGCCCGGTCGACCTGGAAGAGTCTCTGA
- a CDS encoding MFS transporter — MPTPRTVLRPPARFGRRGAFWVSTLVLALCLWSSGAPSVLYPSYAAEWGLSPVVITSVFGAYPVALLLALLLVGGLSDVIGRRRTMLLGIALIALSALVFSLADGVALLYLGRAMQGVGTALALSAASASLVDNNVSANPRLPSSLTTVSTAAGLTLSLLLSGALAQYAPLPLQLSYWVLGLVGAVTLVLLALGRDDRPVPGARWRPRLPTVPAGLRSAYAGATLAVSVAYAVGALVLSLGAQMARELTGTTDLLVIGAVLALSSVVIGLTALAIQRVHAHLAIIAGAVVAIAGLALMEWTAASGSLVLFVAFMIVGGVGYSLSFSGGLALVGQAAPPEHRGSMISAVYLLSYLAQAITAVAAGAVATALGLEAAIDLVAPAVAALCLASGVVAFADLRRRAAERLRARRTATDPEVAVQPS; from the coding sequence ATGCCGACTCCCCGGACCGTCCTCCGCCCTCCCGCGCGCTTCGGGCGGCGAGGCGCCTTCTGGGTCTCGACGCTCGTGCTGGCCCTGTGCCTCTGGTCCAGCGGCGCGCCCTCCGTGCTTTACCCCAGCTACGCGGCGGAGTGGGGACTCTCCCCCGTCGTCATCACCTCGGTCTTCGGCGCCTATCCCGTCGCGCTGCTGCTCGCGCTGCTCCTCGTCGGCGGGCTCTCCGACGTCATCGGGCGGCGGCGGACGATGCTGCTGGGCATCGCCCTGATCGCGCTCTCGGCGCTCGTCTTCTCGCTCGCGGACGGCGTCGCGCTGCTCTATCTCGGCCGGGCGATGCAGGGCGTCGGGACGGCGCTCGCGCTCAGCGCGGCGAGCGCCTCCCTCGTCGACAACAACGTGTCGGCCAACCCGCGGCTCCCCTCGTCGCTGACGACCGTGTCGACCGCCGCGGGGCTCACCCTGTCGCTCCTGCTCTCGGGAGCCCTGGCGCAGTACGCGCCGCTGCCCCTGCAGCTGAGCTACTGGGTCCTGGGGCTGGTCGGCGCGGTCACGCTCGTCCTGCTGGCCCTCGGTCGCGACGACCGCCCGGTCCCGGGTGCCCGCTGGCGCCCGCGCCTGCCCACCGTGCCCGCGGGTCTGCGGAGCGCGTACGCCGGAGCGACGCTCGCCGTCTCGGTCGCCTACGCGGTCGGCGCCCTCGTGCTCTCCCTCGGCGCGCAGATGGCGCGGGAGCTCACCGGCACGACCGATCTGCTCGTGATCGGCGCGGTGCTCGCGCTGTCGTCGGTCGTGATCGGTCTCACCGCCCTGGCGATCCAGCGGGTGCACGCGCATCTCGCGATCATCGCCGGCGCCGTGGTCGCGATCGCCGGTCTCGCGCTGATGGAGTGGACGGCGGCGAGCGGCTCGCTCGTGCTGTTCGTCGCCTTCATGATCGTCGGCGGCGTCGGCTACTCGCTCAGCTTCTCGGGCGGGCTCGCACTGGTCGGGCAGGCGGCGCCGCCCGAGCACCGCGGCTCGATGATCTCGGCCGTCTACCTTCTGAGCTACCTCGCGCAGGCCATCACCGCGGTCGCCGCGGGAGCCGTGGCGACGGCGCTCGGGCTGGAGGCGGCGATCGACCTGGTCGCACCGGCCGTGGCGGCGCTGTGCCTCGCCTCCGGCGTCGTCGCGTTCGCGGATCTCCGCCGCCGCGCCGCGGAACGACTGCGGGCGAGGCGGACGGCGACCGACCCCGAGGTCGCGGTGCAGCCGAGCTGA
- a CDS encoding PrsW family intramembrane metalloprotease, which produces MSVYPPPPPARPSIVPTVLGAIGVALLGVLLLLVLAYVVSGLGATAAGICAVVALVPLLIVLAGVRWVDRWEPEAPLGLWFAFLWGAAGSVAISLLVDLGVQIAVYATGAQPSESDFVGAVIQAPIVEESAKGLGVLLILLIWRRSFDGPVDGIVYAAVVASGFAFVENILYFGSALVEGGLGSLAVTFFLRGVLSPFAHVLFTACFGAALGVAMNRPPAARLPIALLGLALAAFLHALWNGSSFLVADWFGFYGVVQVPLFVVAVVIVSLLRRQERRVTLERLGDYAAAGWLSPTEVRMIGTAEGRRTAARWARVAGGDRPRAMRGFIRSATRLAHVGQQQLAGRGGRGAVLDERVLLDELVARRAALTG; this is translated from the coding sequence ATGAGCGTCTACCCGCCGCCCCCGCCCGCCCGGCCCTCGATCGTCCCGACCGTGCTGGGCGCGATCGGCGTCGCGCTGCTCGGCGTGCTGCTGCTCCTCGTGCTCGCCTACGTCGTGTCGGGTCTCGGCGCGACCGCCGCGGGGATCTGCGCGGTCGTCGCCCTGGTGCCGCTGCTGATCGTGCTCGCGGGCGTCCGCTGGGTCGACCGCTGGGAGCCGGAGGCGCCGCTCGGGCTGTGGTTCGCGTTCCTCTGGGGCGCGGCGGGCTCCGTGGCGATCTCGCTCCTGGTCGACCTCGGCGTGCAGATCGCGGTCTACGCGACCGGGGCGCAGCCGAGCGAGTCGGACTTCGTCGGCGCGGTGATCCAGGCGCCGATCGTCGAGGAGTCGGCCAAGGGGCTCGGCGTGCTGCTGATCCTGCTGATCTGGCGCCGGAGCTTCGACGGACCGGTCGACGGCATCGTCTACGCGGCGGTCGTCGCCTCCGGATTCGCCTTCGTCGAGAACATCCTCTACTTCGGCAGCGCGCTGGTGGAGGGCGGGCTCGGCTCGCTGGCCGTCACCTTCTTCCTCCGCGGCGTGCTCTCGCCGTTCGCGCACGTGCTCTTCACCGCCTGCTTCGGCGCCGCACTCGGTGTCGCGATGAACCGCCCGCCCGCCGCGCGCCTGCCGATCGCGCTGCTCGGCCTGGCGCTCGCCGCTTTCCTGCACGCGCTCTGGAACGGCTCGTCGTTCCTCGTCGCCGACTGGTTCGGCTTCTACGGCGTGGTGCAGGTGCCGCTGTTCGTCGTCGCGGTGGTGATCGTCTCGCTGCTGCGCCGGCAGGAGCGGCGGGTCACCCTGGAGCGGCTCGGCGACTACGCCGCGGCCGGCTGGCTCTCGCCGACCGAGGTGCGGATGATCGGCACGGCCGAGGGGCGCCGCACCGCCGCGCGCTGGGCCCGGGTGGCCGGCGGCGACCGGCCGCGGGCGATGCGCGGCTTCATCCGCTCGGCGACGCGGCTCGCCCACGTGGGTCAGCAGCAGCTGGCCGGGCGCGGTGGGCGCGGGGCGGTGCTCGACGAGCGGGTGCTGCTGGACGAGCTGGTGGCGCGCCGCGCCGCGCTGACCGGCTGA